In one window of Branchiostoma lanceolatum isolate klBraLanc5 chromosome 15, klBraLanc5.hap2, whole genome shotgun sequence DNA:
- the LOC136420429 gene encoding protein Wnt-6-like isoform X10 produces the protein MDIVLAVILLAVGSPLVLDHRSICRKTRRLIGKQAEICRKEPEIVQEVVKGAKLGTGECQFQFKERRWNCSTADKFFGRILTQDRGRGNDWWRNLQDIRETAFVYAVTSAGVTFAVTQSCSMGELLQCGCDYQMKGESPDGSWEWGGCGDDIDFGYTKSREFMDAQTRHRSDIRTLLTLHNNEAGRLAVKNFMRTECKCHGLSGSCAVKTCWKKMPIFREVGVRLKERFNGAFQVMGSNNGKYLIPVGDTIKAPTAEDLVYTNESPNFCKRNRKTGSQGTKGRACNATSMGIGGCDLLCCGRGYKERQVVVEENCKCRFHWCCVVKCSKCTAVKTVHECL, from the exons ATGGACATCGTTCTGGCAGTCATCTTACT GGCGGTGGGCAGCCCGCTCGTTCTGGACCACCGGTCGATCTGCCGAAAGACCCGCCGGCTCATCGGCAAGCAGGCGGAGATCTGCCGCAAGGAGCCCGAGATCGTGCAAGAAGTCGTCAAAGGCGCCAAGCTGGGAACGGGGGAGTGCCAGTTTCAGTTTAAGGAGAGAAGATGGAACTGTTCTACTGCTGATAAATTCTTCGGGAGAATTCTTACGCAAG ACCGCGGAAGAGGGAACGATTGGTGGCGAAATTTGCAAG ATATACGTGAGACGGCGTTCGTGTACGCCGTGACGTCAGCAGGCGTGACGTTTGCCGTGACGCAATCCTGCAGCATGGGCGAGTTGCTGCAGTGCGGCTGCGACTACCAG ATGAAGGGGGAGAGCCCGGACGGAAGCTGGGAGTGGGGGGGCTGCGGGGACGACATCGACTTCGGCTACACAAAGTCACGTGAGTTCATGGACGCCCAGACCAGGCACAGGTCCGACATCAGAACGCTCCTGACGCTACACAACAACGAGGCCGGAAGACTG GCTGTAAAGAACTTTATGCGGACGGAGTGCAAGTGCCACGGACTGTCCGGATCATGCGCAGTAAAGACGTGTTGGAAAAAGATGCCGATATTCCGGGAGGTCGGGGTCCGGCTAAAGGAACGATTCAACGGTGCGTTCCAAGTCATGGGATCCAACAACGGCAAATATCTCATCCCAGTCGGAGACACTATCAAAGCCCCTACGGCGGAGGATCTCGTGTACACAAACGAGTCGCCTAATTTTTGCAAAAGGAACAGAAAAACAGGGTCGCAAGGGACCAAAGGACGTGCTTGTAACGCCACGTCCATGGGGATAGGCGGCTGTGACTTGTTGTGTTGCGGGAGAGGGTACAAGGAGAGACAAGTTGTTGTGGAGGAGAACTGCAAGTGTCGTTTCCACTGGTGCTGTGTAGTCAAGTGCTCCAAATGCACGGCCGTCAAAACTGTGCACGAGTGTTTATGA
- the LOC136420429 gene encoding protein Wnt-6-like isoform X5, with protein sequence MAPTQLVFTVFFFYLLCPTSIIGLWCPLHLVSASRLPFSPPTDCRAETLNQISHRAVGSPLVLDHRSICRKTRRLIGKQAEICRKEPEIVQEVVKGAKLGTGECQFQFKERRWNCSTADKFFGRILTQDRGRGNDWWRNLQDIRETAFVYAVTSAGVTFAVTQSCSMGELLQCGCDYQMKGESPDGSWEWGGCGDDIDFGYTKSREFMDAQTRHRSDIRTLLTLHNNEAGRLAVKNFMRTECKCHGLSGSCAVKTCWKKMPIFREVGVRLKERFNGAFQVMGSNNGKYLIPVGDTIKAPTAEDLVYTNESPNFCKRNRKTGSQGTKGRACNATSMGIGGCDLLCCGRGYKERQVVVEENCKCRFHWCCVVKCSKCTAVKTVHECL encoded by the exons ATGGCCCCTACCCAGCTCGTGTTCACCGTGTTCTTCTTCTATCTGCTCTGTCCGACGAGCATTATCGGCCTATGGTG CCCCTTGCACTTAGTGAGTGCTTCCCGTCTCCCCTTCTCGCCACCCACTGACTGTAGGGCCGAAACCTTGAACCAAATTTCCCACAGGGCGGTGGGCAGCCCGCTCGTTCTGGACCACCGGTCGATCTGCCGAAAGACCCGCCGGCTCATCGGCAAGCAGGCGGAGATCTGCCGCAAGGAGCCCGAGATCGTGCAAGAAGTCGTCAAAGGCGCCAAGCTGGGAACGGGGGAGTGCCAGTTTCAGTTTAAGGAGAGAAGATGGAACTGTTCTACTGCTGATAAATTCTTCGGGAGAATTCTTACGCAAG ACCGCGGAAGAGGGAACGATTGGTGGCGAAATTTGCAAG ATATACGTGAGACGGCGTTCGTGTACGCCGTGACGTCAGCAGGCGTGACGTTTGCCGTGACGCAATCCTGCAGCATGGGCGAGTTGCTGCAGTGCGGCTGCGACTACCAG ATGAAGGGGGAGAGCCCGGACGGAAGCTGGGAGTGGGGGGGCTGCGGGGACGACATCGACTTCGGCTACACAAAGTCACGTGAGTTCATGGACGCCCAGACCAGGCACAGGTCCGACATCAGAACGCTCCTGACGCTACACAACAACGAGGCCGGAAGACTG GCTGTAAAGAACTTTATGCGGACGGAGTGCAAGTGCCACGGACTGTCCGGATCATGCGCAGTAAAGACGTGTTGGAAAAAGATGCCGATATTCCGGGAGGTCGGGGTCCGGCTAAAGGAACGATTCAACGGTGCGTTCCAAGTCATGGGATCCAACAACGGCAAATATCTCATCCCAGTCGGAGACACTATCAAAGCCCCTACGGCGGAGGATCTCGTGTACACAAACGAGTCGCCTAATTTTTGCAAAAGGAACAGAAAAACAGGGTCGCAAGGGACCAAAGGACGTGCTTGTAACGCCACGTCCATGGGGATAGGCGGCTGTGACTTGTTGTGTTGCGGGAGAGGGTACAAGGAGAGACAAGTTGTTGTGGAGGAGAACTGCAAGTGTCGTTTCCACTGGTGCTGTGTAGTCAAGTGCTCCAAATGCACGGCCGTCAAAACTGTGCACGAGTGTTTATGA
- the LOC136420429 gene encoding protein Wnt-6-like isoform X6, whose product MAPTQLVFTVFFFYLLCPTSIIGLWWAETLNQISHRAVGSPLVLDHRSICRKTRRLIGKQAEICRKEPEIVQEVVKGAKLGTGECQFQFKERRWNCSTADKFFGRILTQDRGRGNDWWRNLQDIRETAFVYAVTSAGVTFAVTQSCSMGELLQCGCDYQMKGESPDGSWEWGGCGDDIDFGYTKSREFMDAQTRHRSDIRTLLTLHNNEAGRLAVKNFMRTECKCHGLSGSCAVKTCWKKMPIFREVGVRLKERFNGAFQVMGSNNGKYLIPVGDTIKAPTAEDLVYTNESPNFCKRNRKTGSQGTKGRACNATSMGIGGCDLLCCGRGYKERQVVVEENCKCRFHWCCVVKCSKCTAVKTVHECL is encoded by the exons ATGGCCCCTACCCAGCTCGTGTTCACCGTGTTCTTCTTCTATCTGCTCTGTCCGACGAGCATTATCGGCCTATGGTG GGCCGAAACCTTGAACCAAATTTCCCACAGGGCGGTGGGCAGCCCGCTCGTTCTGGACCACCGGTCGATCTGCCGAAAGACCCGCCGGCTCATCGGCAAGCAGGCGGAGATCTGCCGCAAGGAGCCCGAGATCGTGCAAGAAGTCGTCAAAGGCGCCAAGCTGGGAACGGGGGAGTGCCAGTTTCAGTTTAAGGAGAGAAGATGGAACTGTTCTACTGCTGATAAATTCTTCGGGAGAATTCTTACGCAAG ACCGCGGAAGAGGGAACGATTGGTGGCGAAATTTGCAAG ATATACGTGAGACGGCGTTCGTGTACGCCGTGACGTCAGCAGGCGTGACGTTTGCCGTGACGCAATCCTGCAGCATGGGCGAGTTGCTGCAGTGCGGCTGCGACTACCAG ATGAAGGGGGAGAGCCCGGACGGAAGCTGGGAGTGGGGGGGCTGCGGGGACGACATCGACTTCGGCTACACAAAGTCACGTGAGTTCATGGACGCCCAGACCAGGCACAGGTCCGACATCAGAACGCTCCTGACGCTACACAACAACGAGGCCGGAAGACTG GCTGTAAAGAACTTTATGCGGACGGAGTGCAAGTGCCACGGACTGTCCGGATCATGCGCAGTAAAGACGTGTTGGAAAAAGATGCCGATATTCCGGGAGGTCGGGGTCCGGCTAAAGGAACGATTCAACGGTGCGTTCCAAGTCATGGGATCCAACAACGGCAAATATCTCATCCCAGTCGGAGACACTATCAAAGCCCCTACGGCGGAGGATCTCGTGTACACAAACGAGTCGCCTAATTTTTGCAAAAGGAACAGAAAAACAGGGTCGCAAGGGACCAAAGGACGTGCTTGTAACGCCACGTCCATGGGGATAGGCGGCTGTGACTTGTTGTGTTGCGGGAGAGGGTACAAGGAGAGACAAGTTGTTGTGGAGGAGAACTGCAAGTGTCGTTTCCACTGGTGCTGTGTAGTCAAGTGCTCCAAATGCACGGCCGTCAAAACTGTGCACGAGTGTTTATGA
- the LOC136420429 gene encoding protein Wnt-6-like isoform X7 has protein sequence MAPTQLVFTVFFFYLLCPTSIIGLWWAVGSPLVLDHRSICRKTRRLIGKQAEICRKEPEIVQEVVKGAKLGTGECQFQFKERRWNCSTADKFFGRILTQDRGRGNDWWRNLQDIRETAFVYAVTSAGVTFAVTQSCSMGELLQCGCDYQMKGESPDGSWEWGGCGDDIDFGYTKSREFMDAQTRHRSDIRTLLTLHNNEAGRLAVKNFMRTECKCHGLSGSCAVKTCWKKMPIFREVGVRLKERFNGAFQVMGSNNGKYLIPVGDTIKAPTAEDLVYTNESPNFCKRNRKTGSQGTKGRACNATSMGIGGCDLLCCGRGYKERQVVVEENCKCRFHWCCVVKCSKCTAVKTVHECL, from the exons ATGGCCCCTACCCAGCTCGTGTTCACCGTGTTCTTCTTCTATCTGCTCTGTCCGACGAGCATTATCGGCCTATGGTG GGCGGTGGGCAGCCCGCTCGTTCTGGACCACCGGTCGATCTGCCGAAAGACCCGCCGGCTCATCGGCAAGCAGGCGGAGATCTGCCGCAAGGAGCCCGAGATCGTGCAAGAAGTCGTCAAAGGCGCCAAGCTGGGAACGGGGGAGTGCCAGTTTCAGTTTAAGGAGAGAAGATGGAACTGTTCTACTGCTGATAAATTCTTCGGGAGAATTCTTACGCAAG ACCGCGGAAGAGGGAACGATTGGTGGCGAAATTTGCAAG ATATACGTGAGACGGCGTTCGTGTACGCCGTGACGTCAGCAGGCGTGACGTTTGCCGTGACGCAATCCTGCAGCATGGGCGAGTTGCTGCAGTGCGGCTGCGACTACCAG ATGAAGGGGGAGAGCCCGGACGGAAGCTGGGAGTGGGGGGGCTGCGGGGACGACATCGACTTCGGCTACACAAAGTCACGTGAGTTCATGGACGCCCAGACCAGGCACAGGTCCGACATCAGAACGCTCCTGACGCTACACAACAACGAGGCCGGAAGACTG GCTGTAAAGAACTTTATGCGGACGGAGTGCAAGTGCCACGGACTGTCCGGATCATGCGCAGTAAAGACGTGTTGGAAAAAGATGCCGATATTCCGGGAGGTCGGGGTCCGGCTAAAGGAACGATTCAACGGTGCGTTCCAAGTCATGGGATCCAACAACGGCAAATATCTCATCCCAGTCGGAGACACTATCAAAGCCCCTACGGCGGAGGATCTCGTGTACACAAACGAGTCGCCTAATTTTTGCAAAAGGAACAGAAAAACAGGGTCGCAAGGGACCAAAGGACGTGCTTGTAACGCCACGTCCATGGGGATAGGCGGCTGTGACTTGTTGTGTTGCGGGAGAGGGTACAAGGAGAGACAAGTTGTTGTGGAGGAGAACTGCAAGTGTCGTTTCCACTGGTGCTGTGTAGTCAAGTGCTCCAAATGCACGGCCGTCAAAACTGTGCACGAGTGTTTATGA
- the LOC136420429 gene encoding protein Wnt-6-like isoform X9 has protein sequence MAPTQLVFTVFFFYLLCPTSIIGLWWAVGSPLVLDHRSICRKTRRLIGKQAEICRKEPEIVQEVVKGAKLGTGECQFQFKERRWNCSTADKFFGRILTQDIRETAFVYAVTSAGVTFAVTQSCSMGELLQCGCDYQMKGESPDGSWEWGGCGDDIDFGYTKSREFMDAQTRHRSDIRTLLTLHNNEAGRLAVKNFMRTECKCHGLSGSCAVKTCWKKMPIFREVGVRLKERFNGAFQVMGSNNGKYLIPVGDTIKAPTAEDLVYTNESPNFCKRNRKTGSQGTKGRACNATSMGIGGCDLLCCGRGYKERQVVVEENCKCRFHWCCVVKCSKCTAVKTVHECL, from the exons ATGGCCCCTACCCAGCTCGTGTTCACCGTGTTCTTCTTCTATCTGCTCTGTCCGACGAGCATTATCGGCCTATGGTG GGCGGTGGGCAGCCCGCTCGTTCTGGACCACCGGTCGATCTGCCGAAAGACCCGCCGGCTCATCGGCAAGCAGGCGGAGATCTGCCGCAAGGAGCCCGAGATCGTGCAAGAAGTCGTCAAAGGCGCCAAGCTGGGAACGGGGGAGTGCCAGTTTCAGTTTAAGGAGAGAAGATGGAACTGTTCTACTGCTGATAAATTCTTCGGGAGAATTCTTACGCAAG ATATACGTGAGACGGCGTTCGTGTACGCCGTGACGTCAGCAGGCGTGACGTTTGCCGTGACGCAATCCTGCAGCATGGGCGAGTTGCTGCAGTGCGGCTGCGACTACCAG ATGAAGGGGGAGAGCCCGGACGGAAGCTGGGAGTGGGGGGGCTGCGGGGACGACATCGACTTCGGCTACACAAAGTCACGTGAGTTCATGGACGCCCAGACCAGGCACAGGTCCGACATCAGAACGCTCCTGACGCTACACAACAACGAGGCCGGAAGACTG GCTGTAAAGAACTTTATGCGGACGGAGTGCAAGTGCCACGGACTGTCCGGATCATGCGCAGTAAAGACGTGTTGGAAAAAGATGCCGATATTCCGGGAGGTCGGGGTCCGGCTAAAGGAACGATTCAACGGTGCGTTCCAAGTCATGGGATCCAACAACGGCAAATATCTCATCCCAGTCGGAGACACTATCAAAGCCCCTACGGCGGAGGATCTCGTGTACACAAACGAGTCGCCTAATTTTTGCAAAAGGAACAGAAAAACAGGGTCGCAAGGGACCAAAGGACGTGCTTGTAACGCCACGTCCATGGGGATAGGCGGCTGTGACTTGTTGTGTTGCGGGAGAGGGTACAAGGAGAGACAAGTTGTTGTGGAGGAGAACTGCAAGTGTCGTTTCCACTGGTGCTGTGTAGTCAAGTGCTCCAAATGCACGGCCGTCAAAACTGTGCACGAGTGTTTATGA
- the LOC136420429 gene encoding protein Wnt-6-like isoform X4: MLFFLFTGGDNRSVYLGARSLRSGWIWRWIAGWGVHSAARTDSPILVRQSAARRYRAAPRDSMRLCEGIHFLVLWVQISQAVGSPLVLDHRSICRKTRRLIGKQAEICRKEPEIVQEVVKGAKLGTGECQFQFKERRWNCSTADKFFGRILTQDRGRGNDWWRNLQDIRETAFVYAVTSAGVTFAVTQSCSMGELLQCGCDYQMKGESPDGSWEWGGCGDDIDFGYTKSREFMDAQTRHRSDIRTLLTLHNNEAGRLAVKNFMRTECKCHGLSGSCAVKTCWKKMPIFREVGVRLKERFNGAFQVMGSNNGKYLIPVGDTIKAPTAEDLVYTNESPNFCKRNRKTGSQGTKGRACNATSMGIGGCDLLCCGRGYKERQVVVEENCKCRFHWCCVVKCSKCTAVKTVHECL; the protein is encoded by the exons ATGTTGTTCTTCTTGTTTACGGGCGGAGACAACAGGAGTGTTTACCTGGGTGCGAGGTCGCTTCGTTCCGGGTGGATTTGGAGGTGGATTGCCGGGTGGGGGGTCCATTCAGCCGCGAGAACAGACTCTCCTATCCTCGTACGTCAGTCAGCAGCACGCCGCTACCGGGCAGCTCCCAGGGACAGCATGCGCCTATGTGAAGGCATACACTTTCTCGTCCTGTGGGTCCAAATCTCGCA GGCGGTGGGCAGCCCGCTCGTTCTGGACCACCGGTCGATCTGCCGAAAGACCCGCCGGCTCATCGGCAAGCAGGCGGAGATCTGCCGCAAGGAGCCCGAGATCGTGCAAGAAGTCGTCAAAGGCGCCAAGCTGGGAACGGGGGAGTGCCAGTTTCAGTTTAAGGAGAGAAGATGGAACTGTTCTACTGCTGATAAATTCTTCGGGAGAATTCTTACGCAAG ACCGCGGAAGAGGGAACGATTGGTGGCGAAATTTGCAAG ATATACGTGAGACGGCGTTCGTGTACGCCGTGACGTCAGCAGGCGTGACGTTTGCCGTGACGCAATCCTGCAGCATGGGCGAGTTGCTGCAGTGCGGCTGCGACTACCAG ATGAAGGGGGAGAGCCCGGACGGAAGCTGGGAGTGGGGGGGCTGCGGGGACGACATCGACTTCGGCTACACAAAGTCACGTGAGTTCATGGACGCCCAGACCAGGCACAGGTCCGACATCAGAACGCTCCTGACGCTACACAACAACGAGGCCGGAAGACTG GCTGTAAAGAACTTTATGCGGACGGAGTGCAAGTGCCACGGACTGTCCGGATCATGCGCAGTAAAGACGTGTTGGAAAAAGATGCCGATATTCCGGGAGGTCGGGGTCCGGCTAAAGGAACGATTCAACGGTGCGTTCCAAGTCATGGGATCCAACAACGGCAAATATCTCATCCCAGTCGGAGACACTATCAAAGCCCCTACGGCGGAGGATCTCGTGTACACAAACGAGTCGCCTAATTTTTGCAAAAGGAACAGAAAAACAGGGTCGCAAGGGACCAAAGGACGTGCTTGTAACGCCACGTCCATGGGGATAGGCGGCTGTGACTTGTTGTGTTGCGGGAGAGGGTACAAGGAGAGACAAGTTGTTGTGGAGGAGAACTGCAAGTGTCGTTTCCACTGGTGCTGTGTAGTCAAGTGCTCCAAATGCACGGCCGTCAAAACTGTGCACGAGTGTTTATGA
- the LOC136420429 gene encoding protein Wnt-6-like isoform X3, which yields MLFFLFTGGDNRSVYLGARSLRSGWIWRWIAGWGVHSAARTDSPILVRQSAARRYRAAPRDSMRLCEGIHFLVLWVQISQAETLNQISHRAVGSPLVLDHRSICRKTRRLIGKQAEICRKEPEIVQEVVKGAKLGTGECQFQFKERRWNCSTADKFFGRILTQDRGRGNDWWRNLQDIRETAFVYAVTSAGVTFAVTQSCSMGELLQCGCDYQMKGESPDGSWEWGGCGDDIDFGYTKSREFMDAQTRHRSDIRTLLTLHNNEAGRLAVKNFMRTECKCHGLSGSCAVKTCWKKMPIFREVGVRLKERFNGAFQVMGSNNGKYLIPVGDTIKAPTAEDLVYTNESPNFCKRNRKTGSQGTKGRACNATSMGIGGCDLLCCGRGYKERQVVVEENCKCRFHWCCVVKCSKCTAVKTVHECL from the exons ATGTTGTTCTTCTTGTTTACGGGCGGAGACAACAGGAGTGTTTACCTGGGTGCGAGGTCGCTTCGTTCCGGGTGGATTTGGAGGTGGATTGCCGGGTGGGGGGTCCATTCAGCCGCGAGAACAGACTCTCCTATCCTCGTACGTCAGTCAGCAGCACGCCGCTACCGGGCAGCTCCCAGGGACAGCATGCGCCTATGTGAAGGCATACACTTTCTCGTCCTGTGGGTCCAAATCTCGCA GGCCGAAACCTTGAACCAAATTTCCCACAGGGCGGTGGGCAGCCCGCTCGTTCTGGACCACCGGTCGATCTGCCGAAAGACCCGCCGGCTCATCGGCAAGCAGGCGGAGATCTGCCGCAAGGAGCCCGAGATCGTGCAAGAAGTCGTCAAAGGCGCCAAGCTGGGAACGGGGGAGTGCCAGTTTCAGTTTAAGGAGAGAAGATGGAACTGTTCTACTGCTGATAAATTCTTCGGGAGAATTCTTACGCAAG ACCGCGGAAGAGGGAACGATTGGTGGCGAAATTTGCAAG ATATACGTGAGACGGCGTTCGTGTACGCCGTGACGTCAGCAGGCGTGACGTTTGCCGTGACGCAATCCTGCAGCATGGGCGAGTTGCTGCAGTGCGGCTGCGACTACCAG ATGAAGGGGGAGAGCCCGGACGGAAGCTGGGAGTGGGGGGGCTGCGGGGACGACATCGACTTCGGCTACACAAAGTCACGTGAGTTCATGGACGCCCAGACCAGGCACAGGTCCGACATCAGAACGCTCCTGACGCTACACAACAACGAGGCCGGAAGACTG GCTGTAAAGAACTTTATGCGGACGGAGTGCAAGTGCCACGGACTGTCCGGATCATGCGCAGTAAAGACGTGTTGGAAAAAGATGCCGATATTCCGGGAGGTCGGGGTCCGGCTAAAGGAACGATTCAACGGTGCGTTCCAAGTCATGGGATCCAACAACGGCAAATATCTCATCCCAGTCGGAGACACTATCAAAGCCCCTACGGCGGAGGATCTCGTGTACACAAACGAGTCGCCTAATTTTTGCAAAAGGAACAGAAAAACAGGGTCGCAAGGGACCAAAGGACGTGCTTGTAACGCCACGTCCATGGGGATAGGCGGCTGTGACTTGTTGTGTTGCGGGAGAGGGTACAAGGAGAGACAAGTTGTTGTGGAGGAGAACTGCAAGTGTCGTTTCCACTGGTGCTGTGTAGTCAAGTGCTCCAAATGCACGGCCGTCAAAACTGTGCACGAGTGTTTATGA
- the LOC136420429 gene encoding protein Wnt-6-like isoform X2 — protein sequence MLFFLFTGGDNRSVYLGARSLRSGWIWRWIAGWGVHSAARTDSPILVRQSAARRYRAAPRDSMRLCEGIHFLVLWVQISHPLHLVSASRLPFSPPTDCRAETLNQISHRAVGSPLVLDHRSICRKTRRLIGKQAEICRKEPEIVQEVVKGAKLGTGECQFQFKERRWNCSTADKFFGRILTQDIRETAFVYAVTSAGVTFAVTQSCSMGELLQCGCDYQMKGESPDGSWEWGGCGDDIDFGYTKSREFMDAQTRHRSDIRTLLTLHNNEAGRLAVKNFMRTECKCHGLSGSCAVKTCWKKMPIFREVGVRLKERFNGAFQVMGSNNGKYLIPVGDTIKAPTAEDLVYTNESPNFCKRNRKTGSQGTKGRACNATSMGIGGCDLLCCGRGYKERQVVVEENCKCRFHWCCVVKCSKCTAVKTVHECL from the exons ATGTTGTTCTTCTTGTTTACGGGCGGAGACAACAGGAGTGTTTACCTGGGTGCGAGGTCGCTTCGTTCCGGGTGGATTTGGAGGTGGATTGCCGGGTGGGGGGTCCATTCAGCCGCGAGAACAGACTCTCCTATCCTCGTACGTCAGTCAGCAGCACGCCGCTACCGGGCAGCTCCCAGGGACAGCATGCGCCTATGTGAAGGCATACACTTTCTCGTCCTGTGGGTCCAAATCTCGCA CCCCTTGCACTTAGTGAGTGCTTCCCGTCTCCCCTTCTCGCCACCCACTGACTGTAGGGCCGAAACCTTGAACCAAATTTCCCACAGGGCGGTGGGCAGCCCGCTCGTTCTGGACCACCGGTCGATCTGCCGAAAGACCCGCCGGCTCATCGGCAAGCAGGCGGAGATCTGCCGCAAGGAGCCCGAGATCGTGCAAGAAGTCGTCAAAGGCGCCAAGCTGGGAACGGGGGAGTGCCAGTTTCAGTTTAAGGAGAGAAGATGGAACTGTTCTACTGCTGATAAATTCTTCGGGAGAATTCTTACGCAAG ATATACGTGAGACGGCGTTCGTGTACGCCGTGACGTCAGCAGGCGTGACGTTTGCCGTGACGCAATCCTGCAGCATGGGCGAGTTGCTGCAGTGCGGCTGCGACTACCAG ATGAAGGGGGAGAGCCCGGACGGAAGCTGGGAGTGGGGGGGCTGCGGGGACGACATCGACTTCGGCTACACAAAGTCACGTGAGTTCATGGACGCCCAGACCAGGCACAGGTCCGACATCAGAACGCTCCTGACGCTACACAACAACGAGGCCGGAAGACTG GCTGTAAAGAACTTTATGCGGACGGAGTGCAAGTGCCACGGACTGTCCGGATCATGCGCAGTAAAGACGTGTTGGAAAAAGATGCCGATATTCCGGGAGGTCGGGGTCCGGCTAAAGGAACGATTCAACGGTGCGTTCCAAGTCATGGGATCCAACAACGGCAAATATCTCATCCCAGTCGGAGACACTATCAAAGCCCCTACGGCGGAGGATCTCGTGTACACAAACGAGTCGCCTAATTTTTGCAAAAGGAACAGAAAAACAGGGTCGCAAGGGACCAAAGGACGTGCTTGTAACGCCACGTCCATGGGGATAGGCGGCTGTGACTTGTTGTGTTGCGGGAGAGGGTACAAGGAGAGACAAGTTGTTGTGGAGGAGAACTGCAAGTGTCGTTTCCACTGGTGCTGTGTAGTCAAGTGCTCCAAATGCACGGCCGTCAAAACTGTGCACGAGTGTTTATGA
- the LOC136420429 gene encoding protein Wnt-6-like isoform X8, whose amino-acid sequence MDIVLAVILLAETLNQISHRAVGSPLVLDHRSICRKTRRLIGKQAEICRKEPEIVQEVVKGAKLGTGECQFQFKERRWNCSTADKFFGRILTQDRGRGNDWWRNLQDIRETAFVYAVTSAGVTFAVTQSCSMGELLQCGCDYQMKGESPDGSWEWGGCGDDIDFGYTKSREFMDAQTRHRSDIRTLLTLHNNEAGRLAVKNFMRTECKCHGLSGSCAVKTCWKKMPIFREVGVRLKERFNGAFQVMGSNNGKYLIPVGDTIKAPTAEDLVYTNESPNFCKRNRKTGSQGTKGRACNATSMGIGGCDLLCCGRGYKERQVVVEENCKCRFHWCCVVKCSKCTAVKTVHECL is encoded by the exons ATGGACATCGTTCTGGCAGTCATCTTACT GGCCGAAACCTTGAACCAAATTTCCCACAGGGCGGTGGGCAGCCCGCTCGTTCTGGACCACCGGTCGATCTGCCGAAAGACCCGCCGGCTCATCGGCAAGCAGGCGGAGATCTGCCGCAAGGAGCCCGAGATCGTGCAAGAAGTCGTCAAAGGCGCCAAGCTGGGAACGGGGGAGTGCCAGTTTCAGTTTAAGGAGAGAAGATGGAACTGTTCTACTGCTGATAAATTCTTCGGGAGAATTCTTACGCAAG ACCGCGGAAGAGGGAACGATTGGTGGCGAAATTTGCAAG ATATACGTGAGACGGCGTTCGTGTACGCCGTGACGTCAGCAGGCGTGACGTTTGCCGTGACGCAATCCTGCAGCATGGGCGAGTTGCTGCAGTGCGGCTGCGACTACCAG ATGAAGGGGGAGAGCCCGGACGGAAGCTGGGAGTGGGGGGGCTGCGGGGACGACATCGACTTCGGCTACACAAAGTCACGTGAGTTCATGGACGCCCAGACCAGGCACAGGTCCGACATCAGAACGCTCCTGACGCTACACAACAACGAGGCCGGAAGACTG GCTGTAAAGAACTTTATGCGGACGGAGTGCAAGTGCCACGGACTGTCCGGATCATGCGCAGTAAAGACGTGTTGGAAAAAGATGCCGATATTCCGGGAGGTCGGGGTCCGGCTAAAGGAACGATTCAACGGTGCGTTCCAAGTCATGGGATCCAACAACGGCAAATATCTCATCCCAGTCGGAGACACTATCAAAGCCCCTACGGCGGAGGATCTCGTGTACACAAACGAGTCGCCTAATTTTTGCAAAAGGAACAGAAAAACAGGGTCGCAAGGGACCAAAGGACGTGCTTGTAACGCCACGTCCATGGGGATAGGCGGCTGTGACTTGTTGTGTTGCGGGAGAGGGTACAAGGAGAGACAAGTTGTTGTGGAGGAGAACTGCAAGTGTCGTTTCCACTGGTGCTGTGTAGTCAAGTGCTCCAAATGCACGGCCGTCAAAACTGTGCACGAGTGTTTATGA